One genomic window of Geovibrio ferrireducens includes the following:
- a CDS encoding S41 family peptidase, producing the protein MKLRRLFSYIILTLSITACGGSSGGGDSSPQSSDITAVIRGYLPADCSVTEQNRFIYDIMRDPYFWRADVPALNYASYPSPEAVLTALRPQKDIYSYIRSAADVENSNAEIAVGIGVRFMFTGGGIYLSHVYEGSPAHTAGLRRGNRIINVNGWQAENIASSSQLSDILGEAAAGVQVSVTYLDADSVQHSAVITKAQFHTPSINNVSVFADALSGKKTGYFSYDFFGSSLSEVFSALNLLRTENVNYLIMDLRANGGGSVNMAVILASAFAGREHIGKRLLTGRFNPSYPDIAYKIMDTGHDFVLEKIVFITSGGTASASEILINTLKPYRDISIIGTTTYGKPVSSMPTKFCDKYFYPIVFENLNSLGQGRYYTGMQPDCTFYEDYTAMKEYGDEDEQLLAAAMDYTLNGICQPSAPSSAERAKAEKAPYTDLLTNRVR; encoded by the coding sequence ATGAAACTGCGCCGTCTGTTCTCTTATATTATACTCACTCTGTCCATTACCGCATGCGGCGGAAGCAGCGGCGGCGGAGACAGCTCACCGCAGTCATCCGATATAACCGCTGTCATCAGAGGCTATCTGCCCGCAGACTGTTCGGTAACTGAACAGAACAGGTTCATATATGACATAATGCGTGATCCCTATTTCTGGCGGGCGGATGTTCCGGCGCTGAATTATGCTTCTTACCCTTCGCCGGAGGCCGTTCTGACGGCTCTCAGGCCGCAGAAGGACATCTATTCTTATATACGGAGCGCAGCAGATGTGGAAAACAGCAATGCGGAAATCGCAGTCGGGATAGGTGTCAGGTTTATGTTCACCGGCGGCGGAATCTACCTTTCACATGTTTATGAAGGCTCCCCCGCCCACACAGCGGGGCTCAGACGCGGAAACAGAATAATCAATGTTAACGGCTGGCAGGCGGAGAATATAGCAAGCTCTTCACAGCTTTCGGATATTCTGGGTGAAGCTGCGGCGGGGGTACAGGTATCTGTCACATATCTTGATGCGGATTCCGTTCAGCACTCTGCGGTAATCACTAAGGCGCAGTTCCATACACCCTCAATAAATAATGTCTCAGTCTTCGCTGATGCATTGAGCGGCAAAAAGACCGGATACTTCTCATATGATTTCTTCGGTTCCTCCCTGAGTGAGGTTTTCTCTGCTCTTAATCTTCTCCGGACAGAGAATGTTAACTATCTCATAATGGATCTGCGGGCAAACGGCGGCGGCTCGGTCAACATGGCGGTAATACTGGCAAGCGCATTCGCAGGCAGGGAGCACATAGGGAAACGTCTTCTGACCGGGCGTTTCAACCCTTCTTATCCAGATATTGCTTATAAAATAATGGACACAGGGCACGACTTTGTTCTGGAAAAAATTGTGTTCATCACCTCCGGCGGAACAGCCTCCGCCAGCGAGATACTGATAAACACCCTTAAACCATACAGAGATATTTCAATTATCGGCACAACCACATACGGCAAGCCTGTGAGCAGTATGCCGACAAAGTTCTGCGATAAATACTTTTATCCCATCGTGTTTGAAAACCTGAACTCACTGGGGCAGGGAAGATATTACACAGGAATGCAGCCGGACTGCACTTTTTATGAGGATTACACGGCAATGAAGGAATACGGCGATGAAGATGAGCAGCTTCTCGCCGCGGCCATGGATTACACTTTGAACGGTATTTGTCAGCCTTCTGCCCCCTCATCTGCCGAAAGAGCAAAAGCGGAAAAAGCTCCCTACACTGACCTGCTGACAAACAGAGTGCGGTAA
- the argB gene encoding acetylglutamate kinase produces MEELIRKADVLIEALPYIQKFYGKTIVIKYGGHAMVDEDLKLSFANDIVLMKYIGIRPVIVHGGGPQIGDMLKKLNIKTEFVSGMRVTDAETMNVVEMVLAGKINKDIVRLINKNGGVAIGLSGKDGNLVRAEKLRLEDDPTFIRTPEIIDLGHVGKVKSVNVGVLEKLADSYIPVIAPVGVGDDYEAYNINADLVAGSIAAALKAEKLVLLTDVPYVMDKEKNRISTIHLNDVDRMKLDEVVTGGMIPKVDCAAEAVRGGVKKAHIIDGRVQHSVLLEMFTTSGIGTQIVE; encoded by the coding sequence ATGGAAGAACTCATTAGAAAGGCGGATGTGCTCATAGAGGCGCTTCCTTACATTCAGAAGTTTTACGGCAAAACCATAGTTATCAAATACGGCGGGCACGCCATGGTGGACGAGGATCTCAAGCTCAGCTTCGCCAATGACATAGTGCTGATGAAGTACATAGGCATACGTCCGGTGATTGTCCACGGCGGCGGGCCTCAGATAGGCGACATGCTGAAAAAACTGAATATAAAGACCGAGTTCGTTTCCGGAATGCGTGTGACAGATGCCGAAACCATGAATGTGGTGGAGATGGTTCTGGCGGGCAAAATAAATAAAGACATAGTAAGGCTTATAAATAAAAACGGCGGTGTGGCCATAGGGCTTTCCGGCAAGGACGGAAACCTTGTCCGTGCGGAGAAGCTCCGCCTTGAGGATGACCCTACCTTTATCAGAACGCCTGAGATAATAGATCTCGGCCATGTGGGTAAAGTGAAAAGTGTTAATGTGGGCGTGCTGGAAAAGCTTGCTGACAGCTATATCCCCGTTATTGCGCCGGTGGGCGTGGGTGATGATTACGAAGCGTACAACATAAATGCGGATCTCGTTGCGGGAAGCATAGCAGCAGCTCTTAAGGCAGAGAAGCTGGTTCTGCTTACTGATGTGCCGTATGTTATGGATAAGGAGAAAAACCGAATCTCCACAATTCACCTTAATGATGTGGACAGAATGAAGCTTGATGAAGTGGTCACAGGCGGAATGATTCCCAAGGTGGACTGTGCTGCGGAGGCAGTGAGAGGCGGTGTAAAAAAGGCTCACATTATAGACGGGCGTGTTCAGCACTCTGTTCTGCTTGAAATGTTCACAACTTCCGGCATCGGCACGCAGATAGTTGAATAA
- a CDS encoding protein-L-isoaspartate(D-aspartate) O-methyltransferase: MHRNLIPQSFITDIVAPACGNDKRIIEAFLTTPRAKFIDEAMCRRPYADDALPIGFGQTISKPSTVALMTKALQLEPSHRVLEIGSGSGFQAAILSRLCTRVYTVERIPELYRRAMSIIHKMRIVNIKFKLDDGNLGWAENGPYDRIIATAEAKNLPPELTSQLAEGGIMLIPLGGSIIEIIKENGETRQRKIADCSFVDFVCGK, translated from the coding sequence ATGCACAGAAATCTCATTCCCCAGAGCTTTATTACTGATATAGTTGCGCCCGCCTGCGGGAACGACAAACGGATCATAGAGGCGTTTCTTACCACGCCCAGAGCTAAGTTCATAGATGAGGCAATGTGCCGCCGCCCCTATGCGGATGATGCGCTCCCTATCGGTTTCGGGCAGACAATATCAAAGCCTTCCACCGTTGCTCTTATGACAAAAGCACTGCAGCTTGAACCCTCTCACCGTGTGCTTGAAATAGGCAGCGGCTCAGGCTTTCAGGCTGCTATTCTCAGCAGGCTCTGCACTAGGGTTTACACTGTTGAGCGCATTCCCGAACTATACCGAAGGGCAATGAGCATTATTCACAAAATGCGGATTGTGAATATCAAGTTCAAGTTGGACGACGGCAACCTCGGCTGGGCGGAAAACGGCCCGTATGACAGGATTATAGCCACTGCGGAGGCAAAAAACCTTCCGCCGGAGCTTACCTCGCAGCTTGCGGAGGGCGGAATAATGTTAATCCCCCTTGGCGGCTCAATTATTGAAATCATTAAGGAAAACGGGGAAACCCGCCAGCGCAAAATTGCAGACTGCAGTTTTGTTGACTTTGTCTGCGGAAAATAG
- a CDS encoding sigma-70 family RNA polymerase sigma factor translates to MINDDILQKSEPEIDEEVEIDMDEEAVPVEIEIEDIKPDYNSEDLEVFKIYLNEISRYPVLTREEEVDLAKGIEQSDRASKEMMIKCNLRLVVSIAKKYINRGMTLVDLVEEGNIGLLKAVEKFDYTKGFKFSTYATWWIRQAIERAIINQCRMVRIPVHMSENISKVLKVQADLQQKFGREPSILEISTAAKMPLSALKKVFDAIKQDTSLDMPVGGDESSTLHEFIADDEKYLDPYMKIESESKKDTIFKWLTFLSDNEREIIIRRYGLSGNDPETLEAIGGDLGITRERVRQIEKRVLSKLRNLLKTKNISLEELL, encoded by the coding sequence ATGATCAACGATGATATACTGCAAAAAAGTGAACCGGAAATTGATGAAGAAGTCGAAATTGACATGGATGAGGAAGCTGTTCCTGTCGAAATTGAGATCGAGGACATAAAGCCCGATTACAATTCAGAGGATCTGGAAGTCTTCAAAATCTATCTTAATGAAATCTCCCGTTATCCTGTTCTCACCAGAGAGGAAGAGGTTGATCTCGCCAAAGGAATCGAACAGTCCGACAGAGCTTCCAAGGAAATGATGATAAAGTGCAACCTGCGCCTTGTGGTTTCCATCGCGAAGAAATATATAAACCGCGGCATGACGCTGGTTGATCTGGTGGAGGAAGGGAACATCGGCCTTCTTAAGGCTGTTGAAAAGTTCGACTACACCAAAGGGTTCAAGTTCAGCACCTATGCCACATGGTGGATACGTCAGGCCATTGAGCGAGCCATCATAAACCAGTGCCGCATGGTGCGTATTCCTGTGCATATGTCTGAGAACATAAGCAAGGTTCTCAAGGTTCAGGCTGATCTCCAGCAGAAGTTCGGGCGTGAACCGTCCATCCTTGAAATTTCCACAGCGGCAAAAATGCCCCTTTCCGCCCTGAAAAAGGTTTTTGATGCCATAAAGCAGGACACATCGCTGGATATGCCTGTAGGCGGGGATGAAAGCAGCACTCTGCACGAGTTTATAGCTGATGATGAAAAATATCTCGATCCGTACATGAAGATAGAGTCCGAAAGCAAAAAGGACACAATATTCAAATGGCTCACATTCTTAAGCGACAATGAGAGAGAAATCATAATCCGCCGTTACGGGCTCAGCGGGAATGACCCCGAAACACTTGAGGCCATCGGCGGCGATCTCGGCATTACCCGTGAGAGGGTGCGCCAGATAGAAAAACGGGTTTTGAGCAAGCTGCGAAACCTGCTGAAAACCAAGAATATATCTCTGGAGGAACTGCTCTGA
- a CDS encoding M24 family metallopeptidase, producing MTFAPEELAHRLEKFKTNLTKQDAGWEKAVLMDRVNNYYFTGTLQNGVLVIPRDGAAVFYVRRSFERAVEESAFPEITPFKSFKELQLQSGGTLYCDTEKIPLAHFERFSKYFTFEKVKSADLAVAKAMAVKSAAELALMEASGEIHRSVLEEFIPSVLKEGMSEVELGAMVQGEMLRRGHHAVTRTGGFGSELHLGLFCFGESALYFNTFDGPGGIRGLHPAVPLFGNHHIKLKKHSPVFVDIGCNVGGYHTDKTCIYSVGSLPDKALEFHKICVNMQNRAAAMLKPGALPSEIFRKHLEGVSEEFLSEYNGFGAGKVKFLGHGIGLHIDQYPVLAEGFEEPLEENMVLAVEPKRGIAGLGMVGVENTFVVTPDGGRSITGHRFGVIEV from the coding sequence ATGACATTTGCGCCCGAAGAACTTGCTCACAGGCTGGAAAAATTTAAAACTAACCTCACTAAGCAGGATGCGGGCTGGGAAAAAGCAGTCCTCATGGACAGAGTAAACAACTACTATTTCACAGGAACACTGCAGAACGGCGTGCTTGTCATCCCCCGTGACGGAGCCGCCGTTTTTTATGTACGCAGAAGCTTTGAGCGGGCTGTGGAGGAATCGGCTTTTCCTGAAATTACCCCCTTCAAAAGCTTTAAGGAACTGCAGCTTCAAAGCGGCGGAACCCTCTACTGCGACACCGAGAAAATACCCCTCGCCCACTTTGAGCGTTTCAGCAAATATTTCACCTTTGAGAAGGTGAAGTCGGCAGACCTTGCGGTCGCAAAGGCTATGGCGGTGAAGTCTGCTGCTGAGCTTGCGCTTATGGAGGCCAGCGGCGAGATCCACAGGAGCGTTCTGGAAGAGTTTATCCCCTCGGTTCTGAAGGAAGGGATGAGCGAGGTCGAACTGGGAGCCATGGTTCAGGGTGAAATGCTCAGAAGAGGTCACCACGCCGTGACAAGGACAGGCGGTTTCGGCAGCGAGCTTCACTTAGGGCTGTTCTGCTTCGGCGAAAGCGCCCTCTATTTCAATACATTTGACGGCCCCGGAGGAATCCGCGGACTGCACCCCGCCGTGCCTCTGTTTGGCAATCACCACATAAAGCTGAAAAAGCATTCTCCCGTGTTTGTGGATATTGGCTGCAATGTGGGCGGCTATCATACTGATAAAACATGCATATACTCTGTCGGCAGTCTGCCTGACAAGGCGCTGGAGTTTCATAAAATCTGCGTGAATATGCAGAACAGGGCTGCGGCAATGCTTAAACCCGGCGCACTTCCTTCTGAGATTTTCAGGAAGCATCTGGAAGGTGTCAGTGAGGAATTTCTGAGTGAATATAACGGTTTCGGTGCTGGAAAGGTAAAATTTCTCGGCCACGGAATCGGCCTGCATATAGATCAGTACCCTGTTCTTGCCGAAGGGTTCGAGGAACCCCTTGAGGAGAATATGGTTCTGGCGGTGGAACCCAAGCGCGGCATAGCGGGGCTTGGGATGGTCGGTGTGGAGAACACCTTCGTTGTAACCCCTGACGGCGGAAGAAGCATCACCGGGCACAGGTTCGGCGTTATCGAAGTCTGA
- a CDS encoding radical SAM protein codes for MTNRYIFGPVPSRRLGRSLGVDVIPSKICSLDCVYCEVGKTTELSCAREKYFKTDDIIDEFAKEYAKVKGSLDVVTVTGSGEPTLNRDLAEIARRIKAISSHPLAILTNSTTITDPDVQAALMLFDIVVPSLDAATDRAFQAVNRPAAELDINEINSALADFTHRFGGVIFLEVLLVKGINDSKEEMAAIAEVIRKCRYDMVQVNTVFRPPAYSGTKGLSEQELIDAFLFFKAFGINVEPVGNFVKALAGGDDANLPEKITALLRMRPCTVKDICAVFGAEEASVVKIIENMLESEQIEEKIFENERFYFGKAL; via the coding sequence ATGACAAACAGATACATTTTTGGCCCTGTCCCTTCGAGGAGACTGGGGCGTTCCCTCGGCGTAGATGTTATTCCTTCAAAAATATGCAGCCTGGACTGTGTTTACTGCGAAGTGGGAAAAACCACTGAGCTTTCCTGCGCGCGGGAGAAATATTTTAAAACTGATGATATTATTGATGAATTTGCCAAAGAATATGCAAAGGTGAAGGGTTCTCTGGATGTGGTGACAGTGACAGGCTCAGGTGAACCGACACTCAACAGAGACCTTGCCGAAATAGCCCGCAGGATAAAGGCGATCTCCTCGCACCCGCTGGCGATACTCACCAACAGCACCACAATCACCGACCCTGATGTGCAGGCAGCTCTGATGCTTTTTGATATTGTCGTACCCAGTCTCGATGCTGCCACAGACAGAGCCTTTCAGGCAGTAAACCGTCCGGCGGCGGAGCTTGATATAAACGAAATAAACTCCGCACTGGCAGATTTCACCCACAGGTTCGGCGGCGTGATATTTCTCGAAGTGCTTTTGGTAAAAGGCATAAATGACAGCAAAGAGGAAATGGCAGCCATAGCGGAAGTGATCCGTAAATGCAGATACGACATGGTGCAGGTGAACACAGTGTTCCGCCCGCCCGCATACTCCGGCACAAAAGGCCTGAGCGAACAGGAGCTTATTGACGCTTTCCTGTTTTTCAAAGCCTTCGGAATCAATGTTGAACCTGTGGGCAATTTCGTGAAGGCTCTGGCAGGAGGGGATGACGCTAACCTGCCGGAAAAAATCACAGCACTGCTGAGAATGCGCCCCTGCACTGTGAAGGATATATGCGCAGTCTTCGGAGCGGAAGAGGCGTCAGTGGTCAAAATTATTGAAAATATGCTTGAGTCAGAACAGATTGAAGAAAAAATTTTTGAAAACGAACGTTTCTACTTCGGCAAAGCATTGTAA
- a CDS encoding hydrogenase small subunit encodes MEVLFMGLREKLELLGVSRRDFLKFCTAVSATLALPPAMAPKVAEALEDDNRPAVIWLEFQSCSGDSESLLRSGRPKAADLVLDVISLDYAEVLMAAAGHQAEQAKHDSMEKNKGKYVLIVEGSIPVEDDGIYCCIAGDTALNQLKKAAAGAAMVIAVGNCASFGGIPAAYPNPTGAKGVADLVSGVPVVNLPGCPMNCDNLTALIVHYLIFGTLPALDNQLRPKFAHGKRIHDNCERRGHFDAGQYVEKWGDEAHRQGWCLYKMGCKGPQTWHNCPTLRWNDGLSWPVMAGHGCVGCSEPGFIDTMSPFYRRLPEVPGFGVESSATSVGLKLVGVATAFFAVHGVVSIIRNRGTVKKVEEEYYEKEEK; translated from the coding sequence ATGGAGGTACTGTTCATGGGACTGCGTGAGAAACTGGAACTGCTGGGTGTCAGCAGAAGGGACTTTCTGAAATTCTGTACAGCCGTGAGCGCTACGCTGGCTCTTCCGCCTGCTATGGCTCCTAAAGTTGCCGAGGCTCTGGAGGACGACAATCGTCCGGCCGTTATCTGGCTTGAGTTTCAGAGCTGTTCGGGAGATTCCGAATCACTGCTCCGTTCCGGACGCCCCAAAGCGGCCGATCTCGTGCTTGATGTGATCTCCCTTGATTATGCAGAGGTGCTTATGGCTGCTGCCGGGCATCAGGCAGAACAGGCAAAGCATGACTCAATGGAAAAGAATAAAGGCAAATATGTTCTTATAGTAGAGGGTTCCATTCCTGTTGAGGATGACGGAATCTACTGCTGTATTGCGGGCGATACCGCCCTTAATCAGCTTAAAAAAGCAGCCGCGGGCGCAGCTATGGTGATAGCTGTGGGCAACTGCGCCAGCTTCGGCGGAATACCCGCCGCTTACCCTAACCCCACAGGGGCAAAGGGGGTTGCGGATCTTGTCAGCGGTGTGCCGGTTGTGAACCTGCCCGGCTGCCCGATGAACTGCGACAACCTCACCGCTCTTATTGTGCATTACCTCATCTTCGGCACTCTGCCCGCGCTTGACAATCAGCTCCGTCCGAAATTCGCCCACGGCAAACGCATTCATGACAACTGCGAGAGAAGAGGCCACTTCGATGCCGGTCAGTATGTGGAAAAATGGGGCGATGAAGCGCACAGGCAGGGCTGGTGTCTGTATAAAATGGGCTGCAAGGGCCCGCAGACATGGCACAACTGTCCGACCCTCCGCTGGAATGACGGCCTCAGCTGGCCTGTTATGGCGGGGCACGGCTGTGTGGGCTGCTCCGAACCCGGCTTCATAGACACTATGAGCCCGTTCTACAGAAGGCTGCCTGAGGTTCCGGGCTTCGGTGTGGAATCCAGCGCGACAAGCGTCGGTCTGAAGCTTGTGGGCGTGGCAACGGCGTTCTTTGCTGTTCACGGCGTGGTGAGCATAATCCGCAACCGCGGCACAGTGAAGAAAGTGGAAGAAGAGTATTACGAAAAAGAAGAGAAGTAG
- a CDS encoding nickel-dependent hydrogenase large subunit has protein sequence MADRIVVDPITRIEGHLRIEAKVENGVITDAWSSSTMFRGIEKILQGRDPRDAWYITQRFCGVCTTVHSIASIRAVENAVGMKVPFNAEMIRNVIMGMQYVQDHVIHFYHLHALDWVDIVSALSADPVKTAALQESISDWKYSSADYFKGIQDRLAAFAKTGRLGPFGNAYWGHPAYKLPPEANLMAASHYLQALEVQKEIIKVHAILGSKNPHPQTFLTGGMSIPCDPNSQNAINADKIAMIMECNKTAREFVEKVYIPDIIAVAPFYLDWAGIGKTSGNYMSYGEFPDGREGHPNNLWLPAGIIKNGDLSTVHPVDHTKITEDVVHSWYEDTGPRHPWEGATDKKYIGPKPPYDYLDVEQKYSFVKSPRYEGAPMEVGPLSRMLVAYASGHKEVQDVVNHVLTTLGVGPEVLFSTLGRTAARAVETLIVARKMESWLMALAANINTGDYAIHDNSKWDPSTWPVQAQGYGWHEAPRGALGHWIVIQNKEIKNYQAVVPSTWNAAPRDDKGVRSPYEEALIGTPIADPEKPLEILRTIHSYDPCLACAVHVYDEKNELKSKVKIL, from the coding sequence ATGGCTGACAGAATTGTCGTTGACCCCATTACCAGAATTGAGGGGCATTTAAGAATAGAAGCAAAGGTAGAAAACGGCGTCATAACAGACGCATGGTCAAGCAGCACCATGTTCCGCGGGATAGAGAAAATCCTTCAGGGGCGTGACCCCCGTGATGCGTGGTACATCACACAGAGATTCTGCGGAGTCTGTACAACGGTTCACTCCATAGCCTCAATCAGGGCAGTGGAAAATGCTGTGGGCATGAAGGTTCCCTTCAACGCAGAGATGATCAGAAACGTGATCATGGGGATGCAGTATGTGCAGGACCACGTGATACACTTCTATCACCTCCACGCTCTGGACTGGGTTGATATAGTTTCCGCACTGTCCGCAGACCCGGTTAAGACAGCGGCACTGCAGGAATCCATATCAGACTGGAAGTACAGCAGCGCAGACTATTTCAAAGGTATTCAGGACAGGCTCGCTGCCTTTGCCAAAACAGGCAGGCTCGGACCCTTCGGCAACGCATACTGGGGTCACCCGGCGTATAAGCTTCCGCCTGAGGCCAACCTTATGGCTGCTTCACATTATCTTCAGGCTCTTGAGGTGCAGAAGGAGATAATCAAGGTTCATGCGATCTTAGGCTCCAAGAACCCGCACCCGCAGACCTTCCTCACGGGCGGTATGTCCATCCCCTGCGACCCGAACAGCCAGAACGCGATCAACGCTGATAAGATAGCGATGATCATGGAGTGCAACAAAACGGCCAGAGAGTTTGTGGAAAAAGTATATATCCCGGATATTATAGCCGTTGCCCCCTTCTATCTCGACTGGGCGGGCATAGGCAAAACCTCCGGCAACTATATGTCCTACGGTGAATTCCCTGACGGAAGGGAAGGTCACCCGAACAATCTGTGGCTCCCCGCGGGAATAATCAAAAACGGCGATCTTTCAACAGTTCATCCCGTTGACCACACCAAAATAACAGAGGATGTTGTCCACTCATGGTATGAAGACACCGGCCCCAGACACCCGTGGGAAGGCGCGACAGATAAAAAATACATCGGCCCGAAACCGCCCTATGACTATCTTGATGTTGAACAGAAATACTCCTTCGTGAAGTCGCCCAGATATGAGGGCGCACCCATGGAGGTGGGGCCTCTGTCAAGGATGCTTGTGGCTTACGCCTCCGGACATAAAGAGGTTCAGGATGTGGTGAACCATGTGCTCACAACTCTCGGAGTGGGGCCTGAGGTTCTGTTCTCCACCCTCGGCAGAACAGCCGCAAGGGCGGTGGAAACGCTCATAGTCGCCAGAAAGATGGAAAGCTGGCTTATGGCTCTGGCTGCCAATATAAACACAGGCGACTACGCCATACATGATAACTCCAAGTGGGATCCCTCCACATGGCCGGTACAGGCACAGGGTTACGGATGGCATGAAGCACCCAGAGGAGCCCTCGGCCACTGGATAGTTATTCAGAATAAAGAGATCAAAAACTATCAGGCTGTTGTTCCCTCCACATGGAACGCCGCACCCAGAGACGACAAGGGAGTGAGAAGCCCCTATGAGGAAGCTCTCATCGGTACGCCCATAGCGGATCCCGAAAAGCCCCTTGAAATACTCAGAACCATACACTCATACGACCCCTGCCTTGCATGCGCAGTGCATGTGTATGATGAAAAGAACGAGCTGAAAAGCAAGGTTAAAATACTCTAG
- a CDS encoding HyaD/HybD family hydrogenase maturation endopeptidase, translating into MKLLVLGIGNVLMNDDAAGALVVRSLEEKYADADENLRVIEGGTLGLDLLPMLEWADRLVLADAVDLDLPAGTVVKIEGEDVSPVFENKLSPHQMGMKDMLLTAELAGYRPPEVVLYGIQVKSIQMDMTLSPEVAENCPKLRKYLEDEIENFLSARAGTE; encoded by the coding sequence ATGAAGCTTCTCGTGCTTGGAATCGGCAATGTGCTTATGAATGATGATGCTGCGGGTGCGCTTGTTGTCCGCAGTCTGGAGGAGAAATACGCGGATGCTGACGAAAATCTGCGTGTGATTGAGGGCGGAACACTGGGACTTGATCTGCTCCCCATGCTTGAATGGGCGGACAGGCTTGTGCTTGCGGATGCCGTTGATCTGGATCTTCCCGCAGGCACGGTTGTTAAGATTGAGGGAGAAGATGTTTCCCCTGTTTTTGAAAACAAGCTTTCCCCCCACCAGATGGGGATGAAGGATATGCTGCTCACTGCCGAGCTTGCCGGATACCGCCCGCCTGAGGTAGTTCTCTACGGTATTCAGGTAAAATCGATCCAGATGGATATGACACTTTCCCCGGAAGTGGCGGAAAACTGCCCCAAGCTCCGCAAATATCTTGAGGATGAGATAGAAAATTTTCTCTCCGCCCGTGCCGGGACAGAATAA
- the dapF gene encoding diaminopimelate epimerase yields MGIAFWKMSGSGNDFIIIDNRDGKMNKFDPKQFIPKICARSLSVGADGVFFIENSDEADFQWQFFNSDASVAEMCGNGARCVARYAFLNGIAGKTMRFKTLAGIIEAEIKESVNVKVLMTKPFGYKKGIELDVAGSKRELSFVNTGVPHAVILTDNVDAFDVFNTGRAVRYHEYFAPKGTNFNVYARTGEDSFKIRTYERGVENETLACGTGSVACAICAVKDGIAKSPVTLRTMGGTDLKVHIESDEKVFLEGEARVIYTGEFTEESYMY; encoded by the coding sequence ATGGGTATTGCGTTCTGGAAAATGAGCGGAAGCGGGAACGATTTTATCATCATTGACAACCGTGACGGCAAAATGAATAAGTTCGATCCCAAACAGTTTATACCGAAGATATGCGCACGGAGCCTTTCCGTCGGCGCAGACGGTGTTTTTTTCATAGAAAATTCGGACGAAGCGGATTTTCAGTGGCAGTTTTTCAACTCTGACGCTTCCGTGGCGGAGATGTGCGGAAACGGCGCAAGATGTGTCGCCAGATACGCCTTCCTCAACGGAATAGCAGGAAAAACCATGCGCTTTAAGACTCTGGCGGGAATAATAGAAGCGGAGATCAAGGAGAGCGTTAACGTCAAGGTGCTTATGACCAAACCTTTTGGGTATAAAAAGGGCATAGAGCTTGACGTTGCAGGCAGCAAACGGGAGCTTTCGTTCGTGAATACCGGCGTACCCCATGCTGTTATTCTTACTGATAATGTTGATGCCTTTGATGTTTTTAACACAGGCAGAGCAGTGCGCTACCATGAGTACTTCGCACCGAAGGGAACAAACTTCAATGTTTATGCCAGAACCGGTGAAGACTCATTTAAGATAAGAACATACGAAAGAGGCGTGGAGAACGAAACTCTCGCCTGCGGCACAGGCTCCGTTGCCTGCGCCATATGCGCCGTTAAAGACGGCATTGCGAAAAGTCCGGTAACTCTCCGCACTATGGGCGGAACAGACCTCAAAGTCCACATCGAAAGCGATGAAAAAGTTTTCCTTGAGGGCGAGGCAAGGGTGATTTACACCGGAGAATTTACCGAAGAATCCTATATGTACTGA